ATATTCCAGTTGTTCCCATTAAAGACTTTTTAAACAATGATGAGTATGACAATATCATACAGGATATCGAAGCATCTAGAGAATAAAGTTTTATAGAATAACATTATTAGTGTTTACTAATAAAATTATAGTAATCAAACAGTTAGTGAGGAAAAAGTGTATTTAAAGGAGCTATTCAGTATTATGAAAAAGATATTTAACGAGAAAAATATTATTTTAAATGCATCGTTTACAGATAAAAAAGAAGCCATTAAAGCAGCGGGGCAGATTCTAGTTGATCACGGTTATGTGAACACAGCGTATATTGATGACATGCTAAAACGAGAAGAGGTAACATCCACTTATATTGGAAATCATGTCTCCATACCGCATGGTGTTGAAGACTCGCAGAATAAAATTATTCAATCAGGAATTTCATTTATTCAAGTACCGAAAGGTGTCAGTTTTGGAGAAGGGAAAAAAGCTTACGTCATTATAGGTATTGCAGGAAAAGGTGATGAGCATTTGGATATTTTGAGTAATATTGCTTTAGTGTGTGCAGAAGGAGAAAATATCGAAAAAATGAGACGAGCGTCCTCTAAGGAAGATATTATGAATTTATTGGAGGCAATAGAATGAATAATGCAGTTCATTTTGGTGCGGGTGTAATTGGTAGAGGTTTTATCGGCGACTTACTTCATGCTACAGGGTATCAAGTCACGTTTGTTGAGGTATCCAAGCAATTAGTTAAACAAATTAACGAAACAAATAGTTATGACTTATATCTGATTGATAATAACTATGAAAAGAAAGTGATTGATTATGTCCAGGCGATTTCTCCTGTGGAGGATGAGCAATGCGTTATCGATATGATTGTCAATGGTACAATCGTGACAACTTCCGTTTGGGCTGATAACTTGCCCAAAATTGCCCATATATTGGCAAAAGGACTAAAACAAAGAATGGCAAAGACTGATCAGAAAATTAACGTGATTGCATGTGAAAATGCGCTATTTGCTACAGATATGTTGAAACGGGAAATTTTAAATTGCGGTGTTGATATCACAGAGCAAGAGCTAAATCGAATTGCTAGTTTTCCTAATGCAGCGGTTGACCGGATGGTGTTTGGAAAATTGGTAGATGGCAAAAGAGCTGTTGATATTGGGAAAAACTATGAGTTAGTCATTGAAAGAGACAAATTGGCAAACCCGAATTCTGAACCGATTAAAGGGGCGATATATACAGATAATTTGCATAAATTTCTAGAGCGGAAGTTATATATAACGAATTGTAGTCATGCGTATGCTGCATATATGGGCTATCTTAAAGGTTATGATAATGTTCAGGATGCTTTGGCAGATAAGACTATTTATCAGCAGGTGTTAGCGGCAGTTCATGAATCGGCTGACATGCTTTTGGCTAAATATAATTTCGGCAAGAAAGATTTAGAAGATTATATTCAGTTTGTGTTAGGTCGATTTATGACTGAAGGTATTCAAGATCCAATTACACGCGTTGCCCGTTCCCCCATTCGTAAATTGGACTCGACTGATCGTTTAGTAGCGCCAGCTTTGCAATGCGAAAAGTTTGGGATGGAAAATACCTATTTGTGTAGAGGCATTGCGGCTGCATTACTGTTTAAAAATCCAGAAGACAGCCAGGCTGTCGAAATGAATGATTATATTAATGATAACGGTATTGAACAAGCTGTTCTTCATTATACAAAGATTGATAAGAATTCAAAAACGTATACCAACGTTTTATCACATTTTCATAATCTTATACAAAATAAATAACAAGGAGAGAAAACAGAAATGAAATTACAATTAGCTTTAGATGATATGACATTAGTTGACTCACTTTTAATGGCAGAAAAAGTTAGGGAAAACGTTGATATTATTGAAATTGGTACACCTTTAATCATGCGGGAAGGGATGAGAGGTGTTCGAGAGTTCAAGCGATATTTTCCCGAAAAAGAAATATTAGCAGATTTAAAAATTATGGACGGCGGTTATCTTGAAGCTGATATGGCCTATGATGCTGGCGCTGATTATGTAACGGTATTAGGCGTAACAGACATATTAACAGCAAAAGGGGTGATGAAAGCAGCTGACAAACATAGCAAGCAGATGGTTGTCGACATGATTTGTGTTGAAGATTTGCCGAAAATAGTGCATGAAATGGAAAGCATTAATGCTCAGTATATTGCGGTGCATACTGGTGCTGACCAACAATCCATAGGAAGGCATCCGATTGACGATTTAAAAATTATAAGTGAAAACGTAGCAAAAGCAAAGGTTTCTGTAGCAGGTGGAATTAATAGCCACACGGTGAATAGCTATGTTTCTTATCAGCCTGACGTTATTATTGTAGGAACTGGCATTACGCATGCTGAAAATCCATCAACGGAAGCTAAAGTAATTAAAGAAGCTATGGGGAAAGGAGAAAAATAAAATGTCTCAACCAGAAAATTTATTAGCCATTATTAAAGAACTCAAGGAAGACGCAAAGAGTATTGAACAAAAACAGATTCAGCAATTTAGCCAAGCTATTTTGAATGCTAATCGTATTTTTGTAGCAGGTGTTGGCCGTTCAGGATTTGTAGCTCGAGCATTTTCCAATAGATTGATGCATTTAGGTTTTATGGTTTATTTTGTGGGCGAACCAACAACACCATCAATAGGACGAGGAGATTTATTAATTATTGGATCAGGATCGGGCGAGACAAAAAGCCTGGTATCAATGGCTGAAAAAGCTAATGAAAAAGGTGCTGATATTGCTACTGTCACCATTTTTCCTGAGAATTCTGTTGGAAAACAAGCTCAAACGATTATTAAAGTACCTGGCGTAACAGCAAAGTCAAATAATAAATCGGATAAGACAACTTCGATTCAACCTTTAGGATCTTCGTTTGAGCAGTTGGTATGGCTTATTTATGATAGTGTCATCATGGATTTGAAAGAACAGACGGAACAATCGGATGAACAAATGCTTGCGCGACATGCAAACTTAGAATAAAAAAGTTTATTTGGACGATAATTATACACCTTTTTTCTAAATAATGAAAAAGATAAAATACTTTTCGTTAATATAGTATTTAGGGTGTGAATAAGTAATAAAACGAATTTAAATAACCTGAATTCATTTGTATACGAATTTGGGAGGGGTGGTGCTTGTATATTTCAGCAAGAGAAAAGCGAATTTTAGATATGCTCCTAGATGGTCAAAATAATCTGGTTACTGTAAAAAGTATTGCAGAAACATTAGAGGTTAGCTCCCGGACGATTTATAGAGACCTAGAGGGAATGGAAAGCTTATTGAAACAATTTCATCTTAGTCTTTATACAGAACCCGGGAAGGGCATACAGATACAGGGCTCTGCAGAGGAAAAAGAGACCTTGAAATCAACGGTTGAGGATATTGATGATTATGAGATAACGACAATTGAAAGGCGAATTCTGATTCTTGGTGAGCTTTTGGAGGCATCTTTCCCTATTAAATTGATTTCGTTTGCTAATGATTTTGGTGTAACGATGGCCACGATAAGTAAAGATTTAACAGAGATGGAAGATTGGGTTAGAGCGTTTCATTTGAATCTTGTTCGCAAGCAGAATTATGGCATTCAAATTATGGGCTCAGAACAAGACAAACGCCAGGCTATGAGTGCATTGGTTAAACAATACTTTGACGAATCGAAGTTTATTACTATGTTAAGACAAAACTTACAAAAAAGTTCAGATTGGCATGTTGATACTGTTTCTAAACGACTGCTTGAGATGATAAGTAAGGATAAAATTAAGCTTATAGAACAAATAGTGGGAGAAGTTATTTGTGATTTACCGTATTCTATTGCAGATAGCTCCTATATCGGTTTGGTGGTACACCTTGCACTCACCATGGAAAGAATAAAACAGGGGAAAACGATTGATATTGACTCAGATTATCTGAACGAGATGAAAATGACGCCGGAGTATGAAACTGCACAAAGGATTGCTATGCAATTAAATGCTGATATGCCAGAGGAGGAAGTTGGTTACATTACTATTCATTTACGAGGAGCAAAATTGCGCTATGACGATGGGTCCTTTTTTGAAGAACCAAATATTGATTTGGCAGCCAAGGTTACTACTTTGATTAAGCATATCGATTATAAGTTGAATACACGACTTATCGATGACCGTTTTCTTTTTCAAGGCTTAATGGCCCATCTTGAACGTTCAATTTACCGAATTCAGCAGCAATTGGGGATTAATAATCCGCTTTTAGACCAAATCCGTTCGAATTATCGAAGTCTGTTTGAGATGATTAAACAGAGTGCTGATGACATTTTTGTACCTCTTATTATTGAAGAAGCAGAAATTGGATTTTTGACACTTCATTTTGGTTCGGCTCTCGAACGTCAATATGAAAGTCGATTAAAAGCAGCGATTGTTTGTTCTAGTGGTATTGGTTCCTCTAAAATGTTAGCAAGCCGCATCGAATCAGAAATTGCCGAAATTAAATATATTGATAACATTTCATTGTTTGAACTTAGCTATTTGGATATAGATGA
The nucleotide sequence above comes from Oceanobacillus timonensis. Encoded proteins:
- a CDS encoding PTS sugar transporter subunit IIA, whose protein sequence is MKKIFNEKNIILNASFTDKKEAIKAAGQILVDHGYVNTAYIDDMLKREEVTSTYIGNHVSIPHGVEDSQNKIIQSGISFIQVPKGVSFGEGKKAYVIIGIAGKGDEHLDILSNIALVCAEGENIEKMRRASSKEDIMNLLEAIE
- a CDS encoding mannitol-1-phosphate 5-dehydrogenase, with product MNNAVHFGAGVIGRGFIGDLLHATGYQVTFVEVSKQLVKQINETNSYDLYLIDNNYEKKVIDYVQAISPVEDEQCVIDMIVNGTIVTTSVWADNLPKIAHILAKGLKQRMAKTDQKINVIACENALFATDMLKREILNCGVDITEQELNRIASFPNAAVDRMVFGKLVDGKRAVDIGKNYELVIERDKLANPNSEPIKGAIYTDNLHKFLERKLYITNCSHAYAAYMGYLKGYDNVQDALADKTIYQQVLAAVHESADMLLAKYNFGKKDLEDYIQFVLGRFMTEGIQDPITRVARSPIRKLDSTDRLVAPALQCEKFGMENTYLCRGIAAALLFKNPEDSQAVEMNDYINDNGIEQAVLHYTKIDKNSKTYTNVLSHFHNLIQNK
- the hxlA gene encoding 3-hexulose-6-phosphate synthase codes for the protein MKLQLALDDMTLVDSLLMAEKVRENVDIIEIGTPLIMREGMRGVREFKRYFPEKEILADLKIMDGGYLEADMAYDAGADYVTVLGVTDILTAKGVMKAADKHSKQMVVDMICVEDLPKIVHEMESINAQYIAVHTGADQQSIGRHPIDDLKIISENVAKAKVSVAGGINSHTVNSYVSYQPDVIIVGTGITHAENPSTEAKVIKEAMGKGEK
- the hxlB gene encoding 6-phospho-3-hexuloisomerase, with protein sequence MSQPENLLAIIKELKEDAKSIEQKQIQQFSQAILNANRIFVAGVGRSGFVARAFSNRLMHLGFMVYFVGEPTTPSIGRGDLLIIGSGSGETKSLVSMAEKANEKGADIATVTIFPENSVGKQAQTIIKVPGVTAKSNNKSDKTTSIQPLGSSFEQLVWLIYDSVIMDLKEQTEQSDEQMLARHANLE
- a CDS encoding BglG family transcription antiterminator; its protein translation is MYISAREKRILDMLLDGQNNLVTVKSIAETLEVSSRTIYRDLEGMESLLKQFHLSLYTEPGKGIQIQGSAEEKETLKSTVEDIDDYEITTIERRILILGELLEASFPIKLISFANDFGVTMATISKDLTEMEDWVRAFHLNLVRKQNYGIQIMGSEQDKRQAMSALVKQYFDESKFITMLRQNLQKSSDWHVDTVSKRLLEMISKDKIKLIEQIVGEVICDLPYSIADSSYIGLVVHLALTMERIKQGKTIDIDSDYLNEMKMTPEYETAQRIAMQLNADMPEEEVGYITIHLRGAKLRYDDGSFFEEPNIDLAAKVTTLIKHIDYKLNTRLIDDRFLFQGLMAHLERSIYRIQQQLGINNPLLDQIRSNYRSLFEMIKQSADDIFVPLIIEEAEIGFLTLHFGSALERQYESRLKAAIVCSSGIGSSKMLASRIESEIAEIKYIDNISLFELSYLDIDDYDLILSTIPLPLDEEDYIIISPLLTEKEVFDIRNLIQYKRKDFWKSGSVKASEKQLLDFNKSIHPTISKLERIKQMSTMIVTLLENHHFAQLNNSKTVKDALFQAISLLKTKGIISDVSTVVNNLMNRQQISGLGIPETSLALYHCRSDAVLTPSSSIFSLESPLTIPAMDGSEIRAKTFLIQLAPLEPDNVTLELLQYISSLLVEEKESILIFESENASWIRSYLVDQLTKYFFNNMENGK